Proteins from a genomic interval of Fusarium oxysporum Fo47 chromosome I, complete sequence:
- a CDS encoding actin family yields MAQQPLPTSMQPTDIYGGDEVSALVLDPGYCYTRAGFAGEDVPKSILPSFYGHTTGDNPKDLFGDECLIPRPDFEVRNYMNKDSVVEDWDVAARIWENMLVKRLQPERQTPPSKNGLNDDPKAEGQDGEGDVAMDDAEAAESAEKPLGENPLLITEAPWNTPKAREKAIEIIMENWGCPAFWLSRTPVLAAFAAGKATSLVIDVGGANTSVTAIHDGMVLKRSIQKSPVGGIWLSSQIRNLFEASEPKVELTPTFMIENKTPVDALAPPSVRLRHFPFQINDSFRAYEEERVLTEFKESVVEVWRGPGRYSVSGNEDYVKTQPGRVFEMPDGYNQMWREQRFRVTEGMFDETVGYHGSDSEQLTKAQTIPELIRSALNAVDVDLRGNLLANVVVTGSTSLINGFNDRLNNELMAMYPGLKIKIHAAGLTSERRFGAWIGGSILASLGTFHQMWISRKEYEENGPNVVEKRCK; encoded by the exons ATGGCTCAACAGCCCCTTCCCACGTCTATGCAGCCCACTGACATCTATGGAGGAG ATGAGGTTTCTGCCCTCGTTCTCGATCCTGGATACTGCTACACTCGAGCTGGCTTCGCTGGTGAAGATGTTCCCAAATCTATCCTCCCATCGTTTTACGGCCACACAACCGGCGACAACCCTAAAGACCTGTTTGGCGATGAGTGCCTCATCCCTCGCCCCGACTTCGAAGTCCGCAACTACATGAATAAGGATAGTGTGGTGGAGGATTGGGATGTTGCTGCTCGAATTTGGGAGAACATGCTTGTTAAGCGCTTGCAACCCGAACGACAAACACCTCCCTCGAAGAACGGTCTAAACGACGACCCCAAGGCAGAAGGCCAGGACGGAGAGGGCGATGTGGCTATGGACGACGCCGAGGCTGCCGAATCTGCCGAGAAGCCCTTGGGCGAAAATCCCCTCTTGATTACAGAGGCTCCCTGGAATACACCCAAGGCTCGTGAGAAGGCTATTGAGATCATCATGGAGAACTGGGGATGCCCTGCCTTCTGGCTGAGTCGCACTCCGGTGTTGGCAGCATTCGCCGCTGGCAAGGCTACCTCGCTAGTTATTGACGTGGGCGGTGCCAACACCTCGGTCACAGCTATTCACGACGGCATGGTGCTGAAGCGATCTATCCAGAAATCTCCTGTTGGTGGTATCTGGCTCTCTTCTCAGATTCGAAATCTCTTTGAAGCATCAGAGCCCAAGGTCGAGCTGACACCCACCTTCATGATCGAGAACAAGACACCTGTCGACGCCCTGGCACCTCCTTCAGTCCGACTACGACACTTCCCCTTTCAGATCAACGATTCATTCCGCGCATATGAGGAAGAGCGTGTGTTGACGGAATTCAAGGAGTCAGTAGTAGAAGTCTGGCGAGGCCCCGGTCGTTACAGTGTTTCCGGCAATGAGGATTATGTTAAGACGCAACCCGGCCGGGTGTTCGAAATGCCTGACGGTTATAACCAGATGTGGCGCGAGCAGCGATTCCGAGTGACAGAGGGCATGTTTGACGAGACTGTCGGATATCATGGCTCCGACTCTGAGCAACTCACCAAGGCGCAAACCATCCCCGAGCTCATCCGCTCTGCTTTGAACGCAGTTGACGTCGATCTTCGAGGCAACCTCCTGGCTAACGTCGTCGTAACTGGTAGCACCAGTCTGATCAACGGATTCAACGACCGCCTGAACAACGAGTTGATGGCGATGTACCCTGgactcaagatcaagattcACGCGGCAGGTCTCACGAGTGAGCGACGCTTCGGTGCCTGGATCGGCGGTAGCATTCTCGCTAGTTTGGGCACTTTCCACCAGATGTGGATTTCGCGAAAGGAGTATGAGGAGAATGGACCTAATGTGGTTGAGAAGCGATGCAAGTAA